Proteins encoded together in one Miscanthus floridulus cultivar M001 chromosome 16, ASM1932011v1, whole genome shotgun sequence window:
- the LOC136512657 gene encoding probable LRR receptor-like serine/threonine-protein kinase At3g47570, with product MCHTTYMHPVGTLSSSLPLLIILLATLLALAAPSLCATPLRREPNDDLEALLCLKHHLSDPTGLPPSWKNDSLQFCSWSGVTCRKTRPSRVVALDLESLDLHGQIPPCIGNLTFLTRIHLPNNQLQGQIPSEIGQLNRLRYLNLSSNKFSGEIPETLSSCFALQAIDLERNTLSKSIPEGLGTLGNLSVLRLSGNYLTGNIPISLGSSSSLVSVALTNNSLTGPIPSLLANSSSLRLLRLRNNHLSGEIPPSLFNSTTLQMLVLAENNFVGSIPVLSNIDSPLQYLILQSNGLTGTIPSTLGNFSSLLWLTLDSNSFHGSIPMSIGTIANLQVLGMTNNVLSGTVPDSIYNMSALTDLGMGINNLTGEIPANIGYNLPRIVNLIMAQNKFTGQIPTSLANTTNLQIISLWNNSFHGNIPLFGTLPNLIELDLTMNHLEAGDWSFLSSLTNCRQLVNLYLDRNTLQGVLPKSIVDLSSTLEVLFLSANEISGTIPNEIERLRSLKVLFMGKNLLTGNIPYSLGHLPNLFALSLPQNKLLGQIPVSLGNLSQLNELHLQENNLSGPIPGALGHCKNLDKLNLSHNSFDGSIPKELFTLSSLSNVFDLSHNQLSGQIPLEIGSFINLGLLNISNNMLTGQIPSTLGQCVRLESLHMEGNLLDGRIPESFIALRGLIEMDISQNNLSGEIPEFFESFSSMKLLNLSFNNFEGPVPTGGIFQDARDVFVQGNKNLCASTPLLQLPLCNTDISKRHRHTSKILKFVGFTSLSLVLLLCFAVLLLKKRKKVQQVDHPTSMDLKNFKYADLVKATNGFSSDNLVGSGKCGLVYKGRLWSEEHTVAIKVFKLDQLGAPNSFLAECEALRNTRHRNLVKVITACSTIDSAGHEFKAVILEYMSNGSLENWLYPKLNKYGIQKQLSLGSRIVIAMDIASALDYLHNHCVPTMVHCDLKPSNVLLDDAMVAHLGDFGLAKVLHTYSFSSNHSSTSLIGPRGSIGYIAPEYGFGSKLSTEGDVYSYGITILEMLTGKRPTDEMFSKGLTLHKFVEKSFPQKIHEILDPSIIPVTGDGDNHTMDEITRTIMNLIKLGISCSAETPKDRPTMKDVYAEVITIKETFSELCH from the exons ATGTGCCACACAACATATATGCACCCTGTGGGGACTCTCAGCTCCTCACTGCCATTATTGATCATTCTCCTTGCTACTCTTTTGGCACTCGCTGCTCCTTCACTTTGTGCTACGCCTCTTCGTCGTGAACCTAACGATGATTTGGAAGCACTCCTTTGCCTTAAACACCACCTCTCCGACCCTACAGGCCTCCCACCATCATGGAAGAATGACTCCCTGCAGTTCTGCAGTTGGTCCGGTGTTACATGCAGGAAGACACGCCCATCTCGTGTTGTTGCACTGGACCTTGAGTCACTCGACCTCCATGGCCAAATACCTCCTTGCATTGGTAACCTCACTTTCCTCACAAGGATCCACTTGCCAAATAATCAACTGCAGGGTCAGATCCCATCTGAAATTGGCCAATTAAATAGACTGCGATACCTTAACCTCAGCTCCAACAAATTTAGTGGCGAGATCCCAGAGACTCTGTCGTCATGCTTTGCCTTGCAGGCCATTGATCTTGAAAGAAATACCCTCAGCAAAAGTATCCCAGAAGGTTTGGGCACTCTCGGCAACCTTTCTGTTTTACGTCTTTCTGGTAATTATCTGACGGGCAACATTCCTATTTCTCTTGGAAGCAGCTCTTCTCTTGTCTCCGTTGCTCTCACCAACAATAGCCTGACAGGACCTATCCCATCACTACTAGCTAATAGTTCGTCGCTTCGGCTATTGCGCTTAAGAAACAACCACCTCAGTGGAGAGATTCCTCCGTCACTGTTCAATAGCACAACACTTCAGATGTTAGTGCTTGCGGAGAACAACTTTGTTGGGTCCATACCTGTTCTCTCAAATATCGACTCACCCTTACAGTATCTTATATTGCAATCGAATGGTCTTACAGGTACCATACCTTCCACTTTGGGGAATTTTTCTTCCCTTCTTTGGCTCACACTTGACAGTAACAGTTTTCATGGTAGCATCCCGATGAGTATAGGTACAATAGCAAACCTGCAAGTACTAGGCATGACTAACAATGTTTTGTCAGGGACTGTTCCAGACTCCATTTACAACATGTCAGCACTCACAGACCTTGGCATGGGTATCAATAATCTCACCGGGGAAATTCCAGCTAATATTGGGTATAATCTTCCAAGAATTGTAAATCTGATTATGGCACAAAACAAGTTCACAGGCCAAATCCCTACTTCACTAGCCAACACCACCAATCTCCAGATCATTAGTCTCTGGAATAATTCATTTCATGGTAATATTCCTTTGTTTGGAACCCTGCCCAACTTAATCGAACTGGATCTAACCATGAACCACCTTGAAGCTGGGGACTGGTCTTTCTTGTCGTCATTGACAAATTGCAGGCAATTGGTTAATTTGTACCTGGATAGAAACACCCTCCAAGGAGTCCTGCCAAAATCCATAGTGGACCTGTCCAGTACACTAGAGGTATTGTTTTTAAGTGCAAATGAAATATCTGGTACCATTCCGAATGAGATAGAGCGCCTCAGAAGCCTCAAGGTTCTTTTTATGGGGAAGAACCTCCTTACTGGAAATATTCCTTACTCCCTGGGTCATCTTCCAAACCTGTTCGCCCTAAGCTTACCGCAAAACAAACTTTTAGGGCAAATTCCAGTCTCTCTTGGTAACCTAAGTCAACTCAATGAGCTCCACTTACAAGAAAATAACTTGAGTGGCCCAATACCAGGCGCTTTAGGACACTGCAAGAACTTGGATAAGCTAAACCTCTCTCATAACAGCTTTGATGGTAGCATACCAAAGGAGCTATTTACTCTTTCTTCCCTTTCTAATGTTTTCGACTTGTCTCACAACCAACTCTCCGGACAAATACCACTAGAGATTGGTAGCTTCATCAACCTTGGCCTGCTGAATATTTCTAATAACATGTTGACTGGCCAAATACCCTCCACTCTAGGTCAGTGTGTTCGTTTGGAGTCCCTCCACATGGAGGGGAACCTTCTTGACGGGAGGATCCCAGAATCATTCATTGCTTTACGAGGCCTCATTGAGATGGACATTTCTCAGAACAACTTGTCCGGTGAAATCCCAGAAttctttgaatcttttagctCTATGAAGCTTCTCAATTTGTCCTTCAACAACTTTGAGGGACCAGTACCAACAGGAGGGATATTTCAGGATGCACGTGATGTGTTCGTTCAAGGGAACAAGAACCTATGTGCCAGTACCCCGTTGCTACAACTGCCACTTTGCAATACAGATATATCTAAACGACATAGACACACCTCCAAAATTCTGAAGTTTGTAGGATTTACTTCTCTTTCGTTAGTCTTGCTATTATGCTTTGCAGTCCTTCTtttaaagaagagaaagaaagttCAACAAGTAGATCATCCAACCAGCATGGATTTGAAGAATTTCAAATATGCTGATCTAGTCAAAGCAACGAATGGTTTCTCCTCAGACAACTTGGTTGGCTCAGGAAAATGTGGATTAGTCTACAAAGGAAGACTTTGGAGTGAGGAACATACAGTTGCCATCAAAGTATTCAAACTTGATCAACTCGGAGCACCAAACAGCTTCCTTGCTGAATGTGAGGCCCTGAGGAATACTAGACACCGTAATCTCGTGAAGGTGATTACTGCATGCTCAACAATTGATTCAGCAGGACATGAGTTCAAGGCTGTTATTCTTGAATACATGTCTAATGGCAGCCTCGAGAACTGGCTCTATCCAAAACTGAACAAGTATGGAATTCAAAAACAATTGAGTTTGGGCTCCAGAATAGTAATAGCAATGGACATAGCTTCTGCTTTGGATTATCTCCATAATCATTGCGTACCCACTATGGTCCATTGTGATCTGAAACCCAGCAATGTACTTCTTGATGATGCCATGGTTGCACATCTTGGTGACTTTGGATTGGCTAAGGTTCTTCACACTTATAGCTTTTCAAGCAATCATAGTTCTACAAGCTTAATTGGACCAAGAGGATCAATCGGATACATTGCACCAG AGTATGGCTTCGGGAGCAAACTCTCAACAGAGGGCGATGTCTATAGCTATGGAATTACCATCTTAGAAATGCTCACAGGGAAGCGTCCGACAGATGAGATGTTTTCTAAGGGTTTGACCCTTCACAAATTTGTGGAAAAATCATTTCCTCAAAAGATTCACGAGATTCTAGATCCTTCTATAATTCCGGTTACGGGAGATGGTGATAATCATACAATGGATGAAATAACAAGAACCATCATGAATCTTATTAAGCTTGGTATCTCATGCTCAGCAGAGACACCAAAAGACCGACCAACAATGAAGGATGTTTATGCTGAAGTCATCACAATCAAAGAAACATTTTCAGAGCTATGCCACTAA